One window of the Danaus plexippus chromosome 25, MEX_DaPlex, whole genome shotgun sequence genome contains the following:
- the LOC116775278 gene encoding stress-associated endoplasmic reticulum protein 2: protein MAPKQRMRIANEIASKNITMRGNVPKSTKEKDDQYPVAPWLLALFIFVVCGSAVFQIIQSIRLA from the exons atggcACCAAAACAGAGGATGCGCATCGCCAACGAAATTGCCAGCAAAAATATCACCATGAGGGGAAATGTACCTAAATCAACAAAG gaAAAGGATGATCAATATCCTGTAGCGCCCTGGCTGCTGGCTCTCTTCATCTTCGTAGTCTGTGGCTCCGCCGTCTTCCAAATAATCCAATCCATTCGACTCGCCTAA